Proteins from one Williamwhitmania sp. genomic window:
- a CDS encoding zinc ribbon domain-containing protein, with amino-acid sequence MATTITVKPAKHSRMVNAGVLLILYNLIFFVGTSRSASSDMFMLGNDATSYWDIVQGLVSIAVIIGGAIWCGIVASNLNRNILFWIIFGALFTPLALIILGLLDSRLANQEAQEIMAKLRSQYLQEVEVFNQRYRKSELSWEASQASIAKIREKYDAMLHAELDRLDRIAQKQHDKSVIDLVEGDGVPVEVIDTCPACGAKLADNDNVCPDCGLNLG; translated from the coding sequence ATGGCTACAACAATAACGGTAAAGCCTGCAAAGCATTCTAGGATGGTAAATGCTGGGGTTTTATTAATACTCTACAATCTGATTTTTTTTGTGGGAACCTCAAGGTCTGCATCTTCGGACATGTTTATGTTAGGCAATGATGCTACCTCATATTGGGATATTGTTCAGGGACTGGTGAGCATTGCAGTGATTATTGGCGGAGCCATTTGGTGTGGTATCGTTGCGTCAAACTTAAATAGGAATATTCTGTTCTGGATAATTTTTGGTGCGCTGTTTACCCCATTAGCATTGATTATTCTAGGATTACTCGATTCTAGGCTTGCTAATCAGGAGGCTCAGGAGATAATGGCGAAGTTACGATCTCAATACTTGCAAGAGGTGGAGGTGTTCAACCAACGTTACAGGAAAAGCGAACTCTCTTGGGAGGCCAGTCAAGCATCGATTGCCAAAATCAGAGAGAAATATGACGCCATGTTGCATGCCGAGCTGGATCGGCTGGATCGAATTGCACAAAAGCAGCATGATAAGTCAGTCATTGATTTGGTGGAGGGCGATGGCGTTCCGGTTGAAGTAATTGATACATGCCCTGCCTGTGGGGCCAAGTTGGCTGATAACGATAATGTTTGCCCAGATTGCGGATTAAATCTGGGATAG